GCAAGCGCGCGCCGCTGCCGCCGCTGGAGGGCTACACGTTCGAGGGCTACCGCAATGCCGACGGCACGGTCGGCACGCGCAACATCCTGGCGATCAGCACCACGGTGCAATGCGTGCAGGGCGTGGTCGAACACGCGGTCGAACGCATCCGCCGCGAGCTGCTGCCGCGCTATCCCAACGTCGACGGCGTGGTGGGCATCGAGCACACCTATGGTTGCGGCGTCGCCATCAACGCGCCGGGCGCGGCGATCCCGGTGCGCACCCTGCACAACATCGCCCGCAATCCCAATTTCGGCGGCACCACGATGGTGGTGAGCCTGGGGTGCGAGAAACTGCAGCCCGAGCGCCTGCTGGCGCCCGGCGCGATCCCGATCCGCGCTGGCGAGGGCATGGCGGCGGACGGCGGCGTCGATACCATCGTGCTGCAGGACGACGAACACGTGGGCTTCGAGTCCATGATCGCCAACATCATGCGCACCGCCGAGCGCCATCTGCGGATCCTGGACCAGCGCCGCCGCGAAACCTGTCCGGTGTCCGAGCTGGTGGTGGGCGTGCAGTGCGGCGGCAGCGACGCGTTCTCGGGCGTGACGGCCAATCCGGCGGTCGGCTTCGCGGCCGACCTGGTGGTGCGCGCCGGCGGCACCGTGATGTTCTCGGAAAACACCGAGGTGCGCGACGGTATCGACCAGTTGACCGCGCGCGCCGCCACGCCGGAAGTGGCGCAGGCGCTGGTGCGCGAAATGGCCTGGTACGACGAATACCTGCAACGCGGCAGCGCCGACCGCAGCGCCAACACCAGCCCGGGCAACAAGAAGGGCGGCCTGTCCAACATCGTCGAGAAGGCGATGGGGTCGATCATCAAGTCCGGCACGTCCAACATCGACGGCGTGCTGTCGCCGGGCGAGCGGCTGACGCGCAAGGGCCTGATCTTCGCGGCCACGCCGGCCAGCGATTTCATCTGTGGCACGTTGCAGCTGGCGGCGGGCATGAACCTGCACATCTTCACGACCGGCCGCGGCACGCCTTATGGGCTGGCGCAGGTGCCGGTGATCAAGGTCGCCACGCGCAGCGACCTGGCGCGGCGCTGGCACGACCTGATGGATGTGGACGCCGGCCGCATCGCCACCGGCCAGGCCAGCATCGAGGACGTGGGCTGGGAGCTGTTCCGCCTGATGCTGGACGTGGCCAGCGGCCGGCGCCAGACCTGTGCCGAGACGCTCAAGCTGCACAACGCCCTGGCGCTGTTCAACCCGGGTCCGGTGACCTGACGCCTTTCCGGCGGGTCCGCCAGTGGCGGATCCGGCGCAAGCGGCACCCCGGCGCGCGGCGGCGGGGCTCGACCGGGCCTGCCGCGGCCGGCCCGGACACACGACCTACAACGACAACGGAGACAACATGGATTCAAACAGAAGGCACCTGCTGGCGGGCGCGGCCGCGCTGGGACTGGCGCGCCTGACGCCGGCCTGGGCCCAGGCGGACGCATGGCCGACGCGGCCGGTGCGCATCGTGGTGCCGTACCCGCCCGGCGGTTCGTCGGACATCATCGCGCGCGTGATCGCGCCGCGCCTGGCCGAGGCGCTCAAGCAGACGGTGGTGGTCGAGAACAAGCCCGGCGCCAACGGCAACCTGGGCGCCGGCATCGTGGTGCAGTCGGCGCAGGAGGGCCATACGGTGCTGCTGTGCGACGTCGGCGCGCTGGCGATCAGCCCGTCGGTCTACACCAAGCTCAGCTTCGATCCGTCCAGGGACCTGCGCGCGGTCGGCATGCTGGCCTATTCGCCGCACGTGCTGGCGGTGCATCCGGATGTGCCGGCCAAAACCGTGCCGGAACTGGTGGCGCTGTCGAAGAAGCAGCGCCTGAATTTCGCCGTCACCGCCATCGGCAGCGCGCCGCACCTGGCGGCCGTGGCGGTGCAGCAGGCCACCGGCGCGCAATGGGAGTACGTGCCCTACAAGGGCGGTTCGCAGGCGGTGACCGACACCATCGGCGGCCAGACCCAGGTCATCATGAACGGCCTGTTGGCGACGCTGCCGCACATCAAGGGCGGCAAGCTGCGCGCGATCGCGATCTCGAAGAAGGAACGCATGCAGCTGGTGGCCGACATCCCCACGATTTCGGAGCAGGGCGTGGCGGGCTTCGAGTCCGGCACCTGGCAGGGCGTGATGGCGCCCGTCACCACCACCGACAAGACCGCCAGCCTGCTGGCCACGCTGATGGGCCAGATCGTCAACCAGCCCGATGTGAAATCGCAGCTGAACGAGCAGGGCGCCGAGATCGTGGTGCGCGATCCGGCGCAACTGGCGCAGTTCTTCAACAGCGAGCGGGCGCGCTGGGCCAAGGTGGTGCAGAGCGCCGATATCCGGCTGGACTGATCCAGGCGGCCGGCACGACCGGCGCCCCAAAAGACCGCGGACCGTGAAGCGCCTGGCGCCGCACGGTCCGCGGTCTTTAGAGGCGGCGATCAGTCGCTGGTCTGCGTATCCGACGGCGCCTGGGTCGGCGTGTCCACCGAGGTATCGACAGACGTTTGCACCGAGGTATCGACCGACGCGTCCACGGACGTGTCGGCGGCGGCGGGCGCGGCGGCCTCGGCCTGCGCCGGCTGCTTGGCGCCTTCCGCGGCCGGCTTGCCCTTGTTCGCATTGCCCTTGCCGCCACGGCCACCGCCCGCCTTGGCGTGGCGGCGCGAGGCCATGCGCTTGGCGTGCTGCGCCTCGTTGGCGGTGACGGCGCCGGCGGGTTCGCCGTTCAGGTCCACGCGCGCGGCGGCCTCGACCATGCAGTCCCAATAGCGACGGCCATCACACCAGGTCTTGACGGCCTGCTTGATCTCGTCGGCGCTGAGCTGCAGGGGCTTGGCGTGTTGCACCAGGTCCTCGAGCACGCCCAGCTTGAGCGGCACCTTGGGCGCCGGCTTCTTGGGAAAGGCCTTGGGGAATTGCCGTTGCAGCCGCGAAATGGCGATCAGCACCGGGTCGACCGCCGGCGCCTCGCGTCGCTCGCCGGCCGGCGAACGCGCAGGTTTCTTCCGGGCGGCGCCCGCATCGTCGGACCCACGCGCGGACGGCTTGCGCGACCCCGCTTCGTTGGCGGCCGGACGGGCGGGTTTCTTTTTGGAAGCCGCCTCTTCGGGAGCCTGCTTCAACAGCAGTTCTCGGATTGCGGCGAGCTGTTCTAGACCCATGGTGTGCTGCGACTTCAAATGTTGAAAGCGTGGAGCATAACAGTTGTGGCGGGTCAGATTGAAGTTGCGGGCGTCCGGCGGCCGTCGTAAGCTCGGGACCACCATGGGGATGCACACGCCGGTTACGTTTACAAGCCCGTCCACCGCCGCCCGTCGCGCGGTGGCGTGGCTGGCGGCGGCGTTGCTGGTTTTCCAGTCGCTGGTGGCCTCCACGGCGTTCGGCGCGCCGGCGCCGGCGGTGTCCGCCGCGGTGTCCGGCAAGGGTGCCAGCGTCATCCTCTGCACCGCCAGCGGTCCGCGCGTGGTGGTGCTGGAGGCGGATTCCCCGGCCGGCCCGTCGGCGGCCGGCCATGACGCCGGGGCCAAGGGCGGCCCGTTGCCGCACTGCTGCGCCTCGACCTGCGCCATGCTGGGCGCGGCTTGCCCGCCCGCGCCGGCCGGCGTGGCCTGGCGCCTGCCGGCCGCGCTGCCGGCGCTGCCCTTTGTGGCCGACGCCGCACCGCGTCTGCGCGGCGAACCGGCCTGGCTGCCCCAGCAATCCCGGGCCCCGCCACGCGCGGCCTGATACCGTCTTAGCGCCGCGCTGGCACGGCATTGCCGGCTCGCCCGTCGTTCACGCGCACCGGATACCGGCCGTGGCGCCCGCCGCGGCCCGCTCCGCGCTCCATTCCCTTCGTGACTGTTCCGCGCGCCTGCCGCGCGTCCGTTTTTCGCCATGCGGCCTTGCGCCGCCTGTTTTCCAGGAGTTCATCATGTTCAAACCCGTTCTGATCGCCGCCACGCTGATCCTGGCCCCGCAATGGGCCTGGGCCCATGCCCACCTGCAACGCGCCACGCCGGCCGACAAGGCCGAAGTGGCCACGCCGTCCTCGGTGAGCGCCAGCTTTTCCGAAGGGCTGGAGCCCGCGTTCTCTTCGCTGACCGTGCTGGACGCCGCCGGCAAGCCCGCCGTCACGGCCAAGGCGGCGCCGGCGCCCGGCGACGACAAGACGCTGGTGCTGCCCGTGGCCAAGCCCCTGCCGGCCGGCGCCTACACGGTCAAATGGCAGGCGCTGTCCAAGGACGGCCACAAGACCGACGGCGCGTGGACCTTCACGGTCAAGCCTTGAAATGACGTCGTTGTTGCTGGCGTTCGCGCTGTGCCGGGCGCTCGCCGCCGGCGCGGTGGCGGTGTTGTTCGGCGCTGGCGCGATGCTGGCCCTGGGCGGTTCGCCCCGCCTCGGGCTGGAGGCGGAAGCCGCGCTGCGGCGCGTTTTCCGCCTGGCGGGGAGCGTCGGGCTCGCCGCCACGCTGTGCCTGTTGCCGCTGCAGGCCGCCAGCATCGCCGGCGACTGGCACGCGATGCTCGATGGCGACATGCTCGATACGGTGATCCTGCAGACCCGTTACGGCCAGGTCTGGATCGTGCGGGCGCTGGCCACGGCGGCGCTGCTGGGCGTGGTGCTCGGCCTGCGGCCCGGCAGCCCCGGCCTGATCGCCGGGGTCGCCGCGCTGGCGCTGGCGCCGCTGGCCTTGAGCGGCCATGCGGCGATGGACGAGGGCTGGCTGGGGCTGGCGCACGCGGTGAATGACTTCCTGCACGTGCTGGCGGCGGCGTTCTGGCTGGGCTCGCTGCCGGTATTCCTGCTGTGGCTGGCGGCATGGCGGCGGCCGGAATGGCGCCGGGACGCCACGCGCGCGCTGCTGCGGTTTTCGGCCTGGGGGCATGTGGCCGTGGCCGTGCTGCTGTTGAGCGGGGTGGCCAACGCGGTCCTGATTCTCGGTCCGGGGCTGCCCGACCTGGCCACCGGCTATGCGCGGCTGCTGTTGGTCAAGGTGGCGCTGGCGCTGGCCATGACGGCCCTGGCGCTGCGCAATCGTTATCACTGGATCCCGCGCATCCGCTCAGGGCCCGTGCCGGCGCTGCGCGCGATCCGGCGCAACACGGTGTGGGAACTGGCGCTGGGCGCGTTGCTGCTGGCGGTGGTGGGCCTGCTGGGGCTGATGTCGCCGCACTAGCCGGGCGCGGCGGGCATTCAGCCCGCCAGCACCAGCAGCAGCGCCAGGCCCAGCAGGATGGCGAACGCGCCCAGCGCGAACGGCAGCAGTTGCGCGTAGACCGCGCGTTCCTGGCCGCGGCCGTGGCCTAGGCCGGCGGCGATCGACATGCGTATCGGCGAGAAAAACCCCATCGACGTGCCGGACACGTGCAGCAGCGCGGCCGCCGCCGGCAGGCTCAGGCCGGCGTGCAGCGCCAGCGACAGCTGCGACGGCATGAACAGGCTGTTGGGCGCGTTGCCGCTGTTGGCCAGGATGCCGAAGGCGCCGGCCAGGAGCGGCGTCAGCAGCAGCGTCCAGTCCTGCAGGCCGCGGAACAGCCCGTCGGCGAAGGCCTGCGAAATGCCGGCGCCCGCCAGCACCTCGGCCATCATCGCGAACAGGAACACGGACAGCACCGCGTGCTTGCCGGTGTTCCAGGCATGGCGCGCATTGCCGGCCAGCAGGCCGGGCTGGCGGCGCCACAGCGCCATCAGCAGCGCGCCTCCGATGAGCCAGCTGCCGGCGTGCAGGAACGGCGCCCAGGCGGGCAGGTCGGGGTATGGCGCGATCCTGGCCAGCCCCGCCAGGGCCGGGTTCAGCCCCGGCGCCAGGCGGGTCACGACCAGGCAGGCAATCAGCAGGATGTAGGGCAGGGCGCCGCGCGCCGCCGTGCGCAGCTCGGCGCGGCCGGGCCGGCGGTCGAGCACGAAGCGCAGCACGATCAGCGGGCCATACGCGGCCAGCAAGGCGGTCTCGGGGCCCAGCAGCGCCGTGGCCGCCGTCAGCAGCCCCAGGCAGGCCAGCATCCAGCCGGCTTCGCGGAGGCGTTCGCCTGCCGCCGCCGGCAGGCCGGCGCGGTTCGCGGTGCGCCAGAACAATGTCATCCAGACGATCATCAGCAGCGCCACCGGCACCATGCCGAGCAGCGCCAGCTGCGCCGCCGGCACGCGCGCATAGGCCGAAGCCAGCAACGTGCCGCTGCCCATGGCGCCCCAGGGGATCAGGGTCTGGCTCAACAGCGCGAACACCATCAGCTCGCGCGGCTTGAAGCCGAGCGGCCGAATCAGCAGCACCGTGCCCAGCATGCCGACGCCGAAGCCGGTGGCCGACTCCGCGAACGGCCCCACCAGGAAACAGGCGAAGAACAGCAGGCGGCGCCGCGCCTGCGGGTCGGCCGGCGCCTGGGCGGCGCCGTGGCCGGCATCGCCGCGCGCGGCCATCTGCCAGAACAGCAGGCCGCCCAGGATGTAGGGGGTGATGACGGCGCCGATCCACAAGCCGCGCGCCAGGGCATGGCCGAGCTGCCCCGCGCCGAAGACGCCGGGCGCCGTGAACAGGGCCACCGGCGCGGCCGCCAGCAGGCCCAGCACGGCGGCCAGGGTGGTGTTCAAGCGGCCGCTGGCGATGGCGGCGATGACGATCAGCGCCGGCAGCGACCACAGCAGATAGGTCAGCATGCCGCCGCGAAGCCGCGCAGGATCGATTGGGCGTGCGGGGTGGGGGCCAGCGCAGCGCGCAGGGCGGCGATGTCGTGCCCCTCCGCCGCGAACACGTCCTGGCGCCGCGCCAGGCAGGCGTCCATCAGGCCGGCGGTGAATTCGGGGTGGAACTGCACCGACAGCGCGCGCGGGCCGTAGCGCAGCACCTGGTGCGGATCGTGCGCCGTGCCCGCCAGCACCGTCGCGGTGGCGGGCGGTTGCAGCACGCTCTGCTCGTGCGTCAGGTGCGCCAGGAAGCGGTCGGGCAGGCCCGCCAGCAGTGGATCGGCGGCCGCGGCGGGCAGGCGCTGAACCGTATGCAGGCCGATTTCGCGGCCGCGCGGGTGATAGTCGACCACGCCGCCGAACGCGTGCGCCATCAACTGATGGCCGTAGCAGATGCCCAGCAGCGGCAATTGCGCCGCCATGGCGTCGCGCAGCCACTGCGCGGTGCGTTCGCTCCACGGCTCGCGGTCGGTGACCATGGACCAGGAGCCGGTCAGCACCGCGCCGCGCAGCGAGGCCGGGTCGGGCAGGGTGTCGGTGGCGGCGGGATGGAGCACGGCCAGCGGAACCTCGACGCCCTCCAGGGCGGCGGCGACCCAGTCGGCCTGCTCCCCGTGAGTGGCGCGCAGATCTTCGGGCGGGCGGCCCATTTGCAGGATGGCGAGCGGTTTGTGCGGCATGTCGGTGGCGGAATCGGCGCGGCCCGGACGGGGCCCCGCGCCATGATGAGGCCAGCGCGGTCATTCATCAATATGAAAAACCGCCTATCTGCTATGAGCCAGGATGATATCGCCGGGGCGCCGGCCAATGGCCGCCTGGCGCCCCGGCGGACCTGGCGTCAGGCGGCGGCGGTTTCCGCCTCCGCGGCGCCGGCGCCCACCGGCGCCACGGCCCGATGCGGCGGACGCGCCAGGCCGAGATGCTGGCGCAGCGTGGCGCCCTCGTACTCGCTGCGGAACAGGCCGCGGCGGCGCAGCTCCGGCAGCGCCAGTTCGATGAAGTCGTCCAGCCCGCCCGGCAGCCACGGCGACATGATGTTGAAGCCGTCGGCGCCGTCTTCCTCGAACCATTGCTGCAACTGATCGGCCACGCTCTGCGGCGTGCCGACCACCTGCTGGTGGCCGCGGGCGCCGGCGATGCGCAGGTACAGCTGGCGGATCGTCAGGTTGTCGCGCCGCGCCAGGTCGATCAGCAACAGCTGGCGGCTCTTGCCGCCGTTGGTCTCCGGAATGTCGGGCAGGGGCCCGTCGACCGGATAGCCCGACAGGTCGAAGCCGCCGATCATGTTGGACAGCAGCTGCACGCCGACGACCGGATGGATCAGGTCCTGCAGGCGCGCGAATTTCTCCTCGGCCTCGGCCTGGGTGCGGCCGATCACGGGGAAGATGCCGGGCATGATCTTGATATCGTCGGGATCGCGGCCATACTCGACGGCGCGGCCCTTGATGTCGCGGTAGAACGCCTGGGCCTCGTCGAAGGTCTGGTGCGCCACGAAGATGACCTCGGCGGTGCGCGCCGCCAGGTCGCGGCCGGCGGGCGAGGCGCCGGCCTGCACCACCACCGGCCGGCCCTGCGGCGAGCGCGACACGTTCAACGGCCCGCGCACCG
The window above is part of the Achromobacter deleyi genome. Proteins encoded here:
- the garD gene encoding galactarate dehydratase: MLPAAGPAPVLIKIHPDDNVAIVANDGGLAAGAALPDGQTLVEAVPQGHKVALRDLAAGEPVRRYNVIVGYAARDLPRGSWVNERVTTMPDARTLQDLPVGTRKRAPLPPLEGYTFEGYRNADGTVGTRNILAISTTVQCVQGVVEHAVERIRRELLPRYPNVDGVVGIEHTYGCGVAINAPGAAIPVRTLHNIARNPNFGGTTMVVSLGCEKLQPERLLAPGAIPIRAGEGMAADGGVDTIVLQDDEHVGFESMIANIMRTAERHLRILDQRRRETCPVSELVVGVQCGGSDAFSGVTANPAVGFAADLVVRAGGTVMFSENTEVRDGIDQLTARAATPEVAQALVREMAWYDEYLQRGSADRSANTSPGNKKGGLSNIVEKAMGSIIKSGTSNIDGVLSPGERLTRKGLIFAATPASDFICGTLQLAAGMNLHIFTTGRGTPYGLAQVPVIKVATRSDLARRWHDLMDVDAGRIATGQASIEDVGWELFRLMLDVASGRRQTCAETLKLHNALALFNPGPVT
- a CDS encoding Bug family tripartite tricarboxylate transporter substrate binding protein; protein product: MDSNRRHLLAGAAALGLARLTPAWAQADAWPTRPVRIVVPYPPGGSSDIIARVIAPRLAEALKQTVVVENKPGANGNLGAGIVVQSAQEGHTVLLCDVGALAISPSVYTKLSFDPSRDLRAVGMLAYSPHVLAVHPDVPAKTVPELVALSKKQRLNFAVTAIGSAPHLAAVAVQQATGAQWEYVPYKGGSQAVTDTIGGQTQVIMNGLLATLPHIKGGKLRAIAISKKERMQLVADIPTISEQGVAGFESGTWQGVMAPVTTTDKTASLLATLMGQIVNQPDVKSQLNEQGAEIVVRDPAQLAQFFNSERARWAKVVQSADIRLD
- a CDS encoding ProQ/FinO family protein encodes the protein MGLEQLAAIRELLLKQAPEEAASKKKPARPAANEAGSRKPSARGSDDAGAARKKPARSPAGERREAPAVDPVLIAISRLQRQFPKAFPKKPAPKVPLKLGVLEDLVQHAKPLQLSADEIKQAVKTWCDGRRYWDCMVEAAARVDLNGEPAGAVTANEAQHAKRMASRRHAKAGGGRGGKGNANKGKPAAEGAKQPAQAEAAAPAAADTSVDASVDTSVQTSVDTSVDTPTQAPSDTQTSD
- the copC gene encoding copper homeostasis periplasmic binding protein CopC, whose product is MFKPVLIAATLILAPQWAWAHAHLQRATPADKAEVATPSSVSASFSEGLEPAFSSLTVLDAAGKPAVTAKAAPAPGDDKTLVLPVAKPLPAGAYTVKWQALSKDGHKTDGAWTFTVKP
- the copD gene encoding copper homeostasis membrane protein CopD, translated to MTSLLLAFALCRALAAGAVAVLFGAGAMLALGGSPRLGLEAEAALRRVFRLAGSVGLAATLCLLPLQAASIAGDWHAMLDGDMLDTVILQTRYGQVWIVRALATAALLGVVLGLRPGSPGLIAGVAALALAPLALSGHAAMDEGWLGLAHAVNDFLHVLAAAFWLGSLPVFLLWLAAWRRPEWRRDATRALLRFSAWGHVAVAVLLLSGVANAVLILGPGLPDLATGYARLLLVKVALALAMTALALRNRYHWIPRIRSGPVPALRAIRRNTVWELALGALLLAVVGLLGLMSPH
- a CDS encoding glutamine amidotransferase, coding for MPHKPLAILQMGRPPEDLRATHGEQADWVAAALEGVEVPLAVLHPAATDTLPDPASLRGAVLTGSWSMVTDREPWSERTAQWLRDAMAAQLPLLGICYGHQLMAHAFGGVVDYHPRGREIGLHTVQRLPAAAADPLLAGLPDRFLAHLTHEQSVLQPPATATVLAGTAHDPHQVLRYGPRALSVQFHPEFTAGLMDACLARRQDVFAAEGHDIAALRAALAPTPHAQSILRGFAAAC
- a CDS encoding LLM class flavin-dependent oxidoreductase, with product MTRSPRQIKLGAFLMQTGHHIAAWRHPDAQADAPVNFRHYAELARRAEAAKFDAIFLADSVGVRNTDLASLSRTARSDHFEPLTLLSALAAVTEKIGLIATVSTTYNEPYHVARKFASLDHISGGRSGWNLVTSSGQGEAQNFNLDEHVEHARRYARAAEFHDVVLGLWDSWEDDAFLRDKPSGQYFDPAKLHPLRHRGEHFSVRGPLNVSRSPQGRPVVVQAGASPAGRDLAARTAEVIFVAHQTFDEAQAFYRDIKGRAVEYGRDPDDIKIMPGIFPVIGRTQAEAEEKFARLQDLIHPVVGVQLLSNMIGGFDLSGYPVDGPLPDIPETNGGKSRQLLLIDLARRDNLTIRQLYLRIAGARGHQQVVGTPQSVADQLQQWFEEDGADGFNIMSPWLPGGLDDFIELALPELRRRGLFRSEYEGATLRQHLGLARPPHRAVAPVGAGAAEAETAAA